The Sporosarcina sp. Te-1 DNA window TCTTCTGGATCGTCCAGTTCTGATCCGGCAATTACATCAAGCAATGTCCGATCCGACTCCTCGTCAAAAACGGGCTTGTCCAATGAAACGGACGTATTGAGCGGAATATGCTTCTGCCTTGTCGCAGTCTTGATTGCCGTAATAATCTGCCTTGTTATGCAAAGTTCCGCAAATGCTTTGAACGAGCTAAGCCGATCGCCCTTGAAATCCCGTATGGCTTTATATAGCCCAATCATGCCTTCCTGAATGATGTCCTCCCGATCTCCGCCCATCATAAAATATGAGCGCGCTTTCATTCTCACAAAAGGTTGGTATTTTGTAATTAAAAAATCCAACCCGTCTGTTCTCCCTTCATGAATGATCCCCACTAGCTCTTCATCGGTAAGTTCGGTGAAATCCGAGTTCCCCTCTTGTACAAATGTCTTAGCCACCAATACCCCCACCCCCGAATCTTCGTTGCCATTTCAACAAGTATACCGTATGGAAAATTTTTGCGTCAACCGTTCATTTCAATCCGCGTCTCCACTTTTCAAATATTTCAGCAACTTCATCGGACAATTGGATTTTTGAAAATGGCCGTTGTTCCTGAATATCCTTCACCTGTCTCGCAATCCGATGATCGATCTCATTCATCTCAATTTCTAGCTCTCTCGCAGATTTCCGCAGCGCTCCTTGAGCAAAAATGACCCACTGCTCCGTACGGTCTGAAGTGGCAACATGTATTTGCACACGCCGCCCGCTCAATTCCGCCACAAGTTTTTCGATGCGCTCGTCCGCCGTTTCGTTTTCCCGGGTGAAGATCACTTCGACATTATGTTTCAAATTTTTCTTTTCGATGCCAGGCACAAGGTGGGCATCGAAAAGAACAATGACCCGCCACCCTGTATGGGCTTTATATTCCGCCATCCGTTCAATCAGACGGTCCCGGGCATCCGCCAGCCTCTCTTTTTTCAACGAACGGAGTTCCTGCCATGCGCCGATGATATTGTATCCGTCGACGAGCAATATATCTTTCTTCATAATGATTGCCGTTACGGCCGTCGTTTCCGCAAAACTTCATACATCAAGAGCGAAGCGGCGACCGAAGCGTTAAGCGACGTAACATGACCGACCATCGGCAAGGAATAAAGGAAATCACATTTTTCCCGTAAGATCCGGGACATCCCTTTGCCTTCACTTCCGATTATGATGGCGAGCGGCAGCGTTGCATCCATGGAGCGGTAATCTTGCGAACCGGCCGCATCGGTACCCGCAATCCAAACGCCGGATTTCTTTAACTCCTCCACTGTTTGGGACAAATTGTTGACTCTTACGACCGGAATATGTTCAATGGCTCCTGTAGATGCTTTCGCCACAATTCCCGTTAAACCGA harbors:
- the sigH gene encoding RNA polymerase sporulation sigma factor SigH, coding for MAKTFVQEGNSDFTELTDEELVGIIHEGRTDGLDFLITKYQPFVRMKARSYFMMGGDREDIIQEGMIGLYKAIRDFKGDRLSSFKAFAELCITRQIITAIKTATRQKHIPLNTSVSLDKPVFDEESDRTLLDVIAGSELDDPEDLMIHKEDFSLMEEEINKVLSGLEKQVLMLYLEGQTYQEISDELNRQVKSVDNALQRIKRKLERHMQLEPIR
- a CDS encoding NYN domain-containing protein; the protein is MKKDILLVDGYNIIGAWQELRSLKKERLADARDRLIERMAEYKAHTGWRVIVLFDAHLVPGIEKKNLKHNVEVIFTRENETADERIEKLVAELSGRRVQIHVATSDRTEQWVIFAQGALRKSARELEIEMNEIDHRIARQVKDIQEQRPFSKIQLSDEVAEIFEKWRRGLK